A genomic segment from Mastomys coucha isolate ucsf_1 unplaced genomic scaffold, UCSF_Mcou_1 pScaffold7, whole genome shotgun sequence encodes:
- the LOC116082040 gene encoding olfactory receptor 2B11-like, whose protein sequence is MNLGNESAPKIFILLGFSNHPWLEMPLFIMVLVAYVCTVLGNISIIVVSRIDSQLDSPMYFFLSNLSFLDLCFTTTTIPQLLRNLWGPDKSISYGGCVTQFYIFHFLGATECILLAVMSLDRYIAICKPLRYPAIMHQRLCILLVSLAWLSGLANSLLQSTLTVKLPFCGNNKVDNFLCEVPVMIKMSCANTAFNIAMLSIVGTFYSLVPLSLILVSYGFIVATVLSIRSSEGKKKAFNTCGSHVVVVTLFYGPVISMYVQPSSSNSQDKNKLMSLFYSLVTPMLNPFIYTLRNKDMKGAMRRLLVSLYHKGTEQT, encoded by the coding sequence ATGAACCTGGGTAATGAAAGTGCACCAAAGATCTTCATTCTTTTGGGTTTCTCCAACCATCCATGGCTGGAAATGCCCCTCTTCATAATGGTGCTTGTTGCTTACGTCTGCACAGTGCTGGGAAATATATCAATTATTGTTGTATCCAGGATAGACTCTCAGCTGGACAGCCCAatgtacttcttcctttccaacctCTCCTTCTTGGACCTGTGTTTCACGACAACCACCATCCCTCAACTGCTTCGGAATCTTTGGGGCCCAGATAAATCCATCAGCTATGGAGGCTGTGTGAcacagttttatatttttcactTCCTGGGGGCTACTGAGTGCATCCTCCTGGCTGTGATGTCTTTGGATCGTTACATTGCCATATGCAAGCCCTTAAGGTACCCAGCGATCATGCACCAGCGACTCTGTATCCTCCTCGTGTCCTTGGCATGGCTGAGTGGTTTGGCTAACTCTTTGCTTCAATCAACCCTTACCGTCAAGCTGCCATTTTGTGGAAATAACAAGGTAGACAACTTTCTCTGTGAGGTCCCAGTGATGATCAAGATGTCCTGTGCTAACACTGCATTCAACATAGCTATGCTATCCATTGTAGGGACTTTCTACTCTCTGGTTCCCTTGTCACTTATTCTTGTTTCCTATGGGTTCATTGTAGCAACTGTGCTTAGCATTCGTTCCTCGGAGGGCAAGAAGAAAGCCTTTAATACATGTGGTTCTCATGTTGTTGTTGTGACTCTTTTCTATGGACCAGTAATTAGCATGTATGTACAACCCTCATCATCTAATTCCCAGGACAAGAACAAACTTATGTCTCTGTTCTACAGTTTGGTGACTCCTATGCTTAATCCTTTTATCTATACTTTGAGGAACAAGGACATGAAGGGAGCAATGAGGAGACTTCTTGTCTCATTGTATCACAAGGGAACAGAgcaaacataa